A single window of Vibrio stylophorae DNA harbors:
- the mscS gene encoding small-conductance mechanosensitive channel MscS — MPDQTAITDSLAQVESWFTQNSNLLVEYSVNIIAAILILVIGNFVVKMVANSVSKVLRKKELDKAVVDFVHAIVRYTLFIIVLIAALSRIGVQTASVVAVIGAAGLAIGLALQGSLSNFAAGVLIVAFRPFKSGDYVEVSGVAGAVDSIQIFQTILTTPDNKMVVVPNAAIIGSPITNYSRHKVRRIDHVIGVGYDSDLTLVKKVIEEVLLADERVIARLGITIGVSALADSSVNFVVRPWVKTEDYWDVYFDSLQAIKETLDAHGIQIPFPQMDVHLEQINK, encoded by the coding sequence ATGCCGGATCAAACCGCAATTACCGATTCTCTTGCGCAAGTAGAATCTTGGTTTACTCAAAATTCAAATTTATTGGTGGAATACAGCGTCAATATCATTGCTGCGATTCTGATTCTTGTCATTGGTAACTTTGTGGTGAAGATGGTTGCCAATAGCGTGAGTAAAGTGCTGCGTAAAAAAGAGCTGGATAAAGCCGTCGTTGATTTTGTTCATGCCATTGTGCGTTATACCCTTTTTATCATCGTTCTGATTGCCGCACTGAGCCGCATTGGCGTACAAACTGCATCTGTGGTTGCGGTGATTGGTGCCGCCGGTTTGGCTATTGGCTTAGCGCTACAGGGCTCGCTCTCTAACTTTGCCGCAGGTGTGCTGATTGTCGCTTTCCGTCCATTTAAATCAGGGGATTATGTGGAAGTGAGTGGCGTTGCTGGTGCGGTGGATTCGATTCAAATTTTCCAAACCATTTTGACCACACCGGATAATAAAATGGTGGTGGTTCCTAACGCTGCTATTATCGGTTCGCCAATTACCAACTATTCGCGCCATAAAGTGCGTCGCATCGATCATGTGATTGGTGTGGGCTATGACAGTGATCTCACGCTGGTCAAAAAAGTAATTGAAGAGGTGCTTTTGGCCGATGAGCGTGTGATTGCTCGTTTAGGTATTACCATTGGCGTGAGCGCTCTAGCGGACTCTTCTGTGAACTTTGTGGTGCGCCCATGGGTCAAAACGGAAGACTATTGGGATGTGTATTTTGACTCGTTACAAGCGATCAAAGAAACACTAGATGCTCATGGGATTCAAATTCCATTTCCACAAATGGATGTACATCTTGAGCAGATCAACAAATAA
- a CDS encoding oxidative stress defense protein has protein sequence MRKLMQASVLMLSSLLVFPAMAQEPDFAHISVVGHGEVKAKPDMAEFSVSVETLAKKPEDAKKQADKVVADFLAKLAKQGVNQDQIQSSNLMVQPRYNYSKDNERKLVGYVATRQVTVTVTDLDKLSSLLNIALTQGFNQVSNVQLKSSKADDLQQQARQQAIANAKMLAADIAKGFGQEVDGVWQVTYQKRGPMPVYAMAAEAKSLNSARAGYQDSTITVSDSIEVIFKLAE, from the coding sequence ATGCGCAAGTTAATGCAAGCCAGTGTTTTAATGCTATCGAGCCTATTGGTATTCCCTGCGATGGCGCAGGAACCCGATTTTGCGCACATCTCAGTGGTTGGCCACGGTGAAGTGAAAGCAAAGCCGGATATGGCCGAGTTTTCAGTCTCAGTAGAAACGCTGGCGAAAAAGCCAGAAGATGCGAAAAAACAAGCGGACAAAGTGGTCGCTGATTTTCTTGCGAAATTAGCTAAGCAAGGTGTGAATCAAGATCAGATTCAAAGTAGCAATCTGATGGTGCAGCCACGTTATAACTATTCCAAAGATAACGAACGCAAATTGGTAGGGTATGTCGCCACGCGTCAAGTGACTGTGACTGTGACCGATCTGGATAAACTAAGCTCACTACTGAATATTGCGTTGACGCAAGGTTTTAATCAGGTGAGCAATGTGCAGTTAAAAAGCAGCAAAGCGGATGACTTGCAGCAGCAAGCACGTCAACAAGCTATTGCCAATGCGAAAATGCTTGCCGCAGATATCGCCAAAGGTTTTGGCCAAGAAGTCGATGGTGTTTGGCAAGTGACCTATCAAAAACGCGGTCCGATGCCAGTTTATGCGATGGCGGCGGAAGCAAAATCATTAAATAGCGCTCGCGCTGGCTATCAAGATAGCACCATTACTGTAAGCGATAGCATTGAAGTGATCTTTAAATTAGCGGAATAA
- the serA gene encoding phosphoglycerate dehydrogenase has translation MAKFSLDKDKIKILMLEGLHPSSLEVLQNAGYTNIEYHKGSLSGDALIEAIKDAHFVGIRSRTNLTAEVLEQAKKLTAIGCFCIGTNQVDLKAAAARGIPVFNAPFSNTRSVAELVLAEIILLLRGVPEKNAKAHRGEWIKSADHAFEARGKKLGIIGYGHIGTQLSILAENLGMQVYFYDIESKLTLGNAVQVPSMSELLNKCDVISLHVPETPETKNMMGAEEFARMKPGAIFINAARGTVVEIPALCQALESGHLAGAAVDVFPTEPKTNKDPFESDLLKYDNVLLTPHIGGSTQEAQENIGIEVAGKLVKYSDNGSTLSAVGFPEVALPQHTQSCSRLLHIHRNQPGILTQINTIFAEEKINIAAQYLQTANDVGYVVIDVETERSQDALTKLKQIDGTIRARILH, from the coding sequence ATGGCTAAATTTTCACTGGACAAGGACAAAATCAAAATTCTGATGCTTGAGGGACTTCATCCATCTTCACTGGAAGTGCTTCAAAACGCAGGTTACACCAACATCGAATACCACAAAGGTTCCTTGTCAGGTGACGCACTAATCGAAGCGATTAAAGATGCGCACTTTGTTGGCATTCGCTCACGCACCAACCTCACTGCAGAAGTGCTTGAGCAAGCGAAAAAGCTAACCGCAATTGGTTGTTTCTGTATTGGTACCAACCAGGTGGATCTCAAAGCCGCCGCCGCGCGTGGTATTCCTGTATTTAACGCGCCGTTCTCAAACACTCGTAGTGTGGCTGAGCTTGTTCTTGCCGAAATCATTCTATTGCTTCGCGGCGTGCCAGAGAAAAACGCCAAAGCTCACCGTGGTGAGTGGATCAAATCAGCAGACCACGCCTTTGAAGCGCGCGGTAAAAAACTGGGCATCATCGGTTACGGCCATATCGGTACTCAGTTGAGCATTTTGGCTGAAAACCTTGGCATGCAAGTTTATTTCTACGATATCGAAAGCAAACTCACCCTAGGTAATGCGGTGCAAGTGCCTTCGATGAGCGAGCTACTCAACAAGTGTGATGTGATCTCCTTGCATGTTCCTGAGACGCCAGAAACCAAGAATATGATGGGCGCAGAGGAATTTGCGCGCATGAAACCTGGCGCCATCTTTATCAACGCAGCACGTGGTACTGTGGTTGAAATTCCAGCCCTTTGCCAAGCACTTGAAAGCGGCCATTTGGCTGGTGCGGCTGTTGATGTGTTCCCAACTGAACCAAAAACCAACAAAGACCCATTTGAGTCTGATCTGCTGAAATATGACAATGTGCTGTTAACCCCACACATTGGTGGCTCAACGCAAGAAGCGCAGGAAAACATCGGTATCGAAGTTGCGGGTAAATTGGTGAAATACTCAGATAACGGCTCAACCCTTTCAGCGGTTGGCTTCCCTGAAGTTGCTTTGCCACAACATACGCAATCTTGCTCTCGCTTGTTGCACATTCACCGCAACCAGCCTGGTATTTTGACTCAAATTAACACCATCTTCGCAGAAGAGAAGATCAACATCGCGGCGCAGTATCTGCAAACAGCCAACGATGTCGGTTATGTGGTCATTGATGTTGAAACTGAGCGTTCACAAGATGCCTTGACTAAGCTCAAGCAAATTGACGGCACTATTCGCGCACGCATTTTGCACTAA
- the rpiA gene encoding ribose-5-phosphate isomerase RpiA produces the protein MTQDEMKKAAGWAALEFVQDNSIVGVGTGSTVNHFIDALGTMKDRIEGAVSSSEASTERLKAMGIPVFDCNQVDKLDIYVDGADEITAHKAMIKGGGAALTREKIVAAIADTFVCIIDDTKQVELLGKFPLPVEVIPMARSYVARELAKLGGRPVYRQGVITDNGGQILDVHDLQITDPQALETKINGIAGVITVGLFAHRGADVVIMGTPEGAKRID, from the coding sequence ATGACCCAAGATGAAATGAAAAAAGCGGCAGGCTGGGCAGCCTTAGAATTTGTTCAAGACAACAGCATCGTTGGGGTGGGCACAGGTTCAACCGTGAATCATTTTATCGATGCCCTTGGCACCATGAAAGATCGCATTGAAGGTGCAGTATCTAGCTCTGAAGCCTCAACTGAGCGTCTAAAAGCCATGGGAATTCCTGTATTTGATTGCAACCAAGTAGACAAACTCGATATCTATGTCGATGGTGCGGATGAAATCACAGCACACAAGGCAATGATCAAAGGCGGTGGTGCGGCGCTAACCCGTGAAAAGATTGTCGCGGCTATTGCAGATACTTTTGTTTGTATTATCGATGACACCAAACAAGTTGAGTTACTCGGTAAATTCCCATTGCCCGTTGAAGTGATTCCTATGGCGCGCAGCTATGTGGCGCGTGAGTTGGCAAAATTGGGCGGTCGCCCAGTCTATCGTCAAGGCGTGATCACCGACAATGGCGGTCAGATTTTGGATGTGCATGATCTACAGATCACTGATCCACAAGCACTTGAAACCAAGATTAATGGTATTGCTGGCGTGATCACTGTGGGTCTATTTGCCCACCGCGGCGCGGATGTGGTAATCATGGGCACCCCTGAAGGCGCGAAGCGAATCGACTAA
- a CDS encoding 5-formyltetrahydrofolate cyclo-ligase codes for MSHSLHDQLARQTLRQTLKGKRRALSMAQQCSASQAIILPILSQIAQHRAQHVAFYLASDGEIDPMPAMQACWQQQIQTYLPVLHPFRKGHLLFLHFTADTPMQTNRYGIQEPQLSVQRVLPLQQLHLIFTPLVGFDAQGHRLGMGGGYYDRTLALNETLPAIGLAHDCQQVAKIPTATWDQPLLQVITPENHAIVNVKSK; via the coding sequence GTGTCTCACTCACTCCATGACCAACTGGCGCGTCAAACACTTCGTCAAACACTCAAAGGCAAACGCCGGGCGCTATCCATGGCGCAACAATGCAGCGCAAGCCAAGCGATTATTCTGCCAATTTTGTCGCAAATTGCGCAGCATCGAGCGCAGCATGTCGCCTTTTATCTCGCCAGCGATGGCGAAATCGACCCTATGCCGGCGATGCAAGCTTGCTGGCAGCAGCAGATTCAAACCTATCTTCCAGTGCTACACCCTTTTCGCAAAGGTCATTTATTGTTTTTGCATTTCACCGCAGATACACCAATGCAAACCAATCGCTATGGTATTCAAGAGCCGCAACTCTCTGTGCAACGCGTGCTGCCGCTACAACAGCTTCATTTAATCTTTACCCCCTTAGTGGGATTTGACGCACAAGGCCATCGCCTCGGCATGGGCGGCGGCTATTACGATCGCACTCTTGCGCTTAACGAAACACTCCCAGCCATTGGTCTTGCCCATGATTGCCAGCAAGTGGCGAAAATACCAACTGCGACTTGGGATCAACCACTTTTGCAAGTGATTACCCCTGAAAATCACGCAATCGTTAACGTTAAATCCAAATAA
- a CDS encoding cell division protein ZapA gives MTTQAVQIEVLGRRIGVNCPTGQEQALHQAANYLKQELDKLAKRANGSSGDQILTIAALNVCYELLQLRHEHQAEKQRVDDRIMQLQQALESALKQHSAV, from the coding sequence ATGACGACACAGGCGGTTCAAATCGAAGTGTTGGGACGTCGAATCGGCGTAAACTGTCCAACGGGACAAGAGCAAGCGCTGCACCAAGCTGCAAACTATCTCAAACAAGAGCTCGATAAATTAGCCAAGCGCGCAAATGGTAGTAGCGGCGATCAGATTTTGACCATCGCGGCACTCAATGTCTGCTACGAATTACTGCAGTTGCGTCATGAACATCAAGCCGAAAAACAACGGGTTGATGACAGAATCATGCAACTACAACAAGCACTTGAGTCAGCGCTTAAACAACATAGCGCGGTTTAA
- a CDS encoding YecA family protein — protein sequence MSQVQYPDYLAFDSLLRQHGLALSPAELHGLVSGILAGGVSAQAHAWQPLLNEYTNEGQAWPHAAQQAVSALVQASSDEMKAQQFQFTLLMPDDEENLMDRADALAEWVNHFLSGLGLANIDPSNMSAEAKEVLADLEEIAKLGIDEDDDLEEQSMLFEQVTEHVKVCVLTLALELAGPEQGAQQPTLH from the coding sequence ATGAGCCAAGTTCAATACCCAGATTACCTCGCCTTTGACAGTCTTCTTCGCCAGCATGGTTTGGCGCTTTCACCCGCCGAATTACATGGTTTGGTCAGTGGCATTTTGGCCGGTGGCGTATCGGCGCAGGCACATGCTTGGCAGCCTTTGCTCAATGAATATACCAATGAAGGCCAAGCTTGGCCTCACGCAGCGCAGCAAGCAGTGAGTGCACTAGTACAAGCGAGCAGTGATGAGATGAAGGCGCAGCAATTTCAGTTCACTTTGTTAATGCCTGATGATGAAGAAAACCTCATGGATCGCGCTGATGCCCTTGCTGAATGGGTGAACCATTTTCTTTCTGGCCTTGGTTTGGCCAATATCGATCCAAGCAACATGTCAGCCGAAGCCAAAGAAGTGCTCGCTGATTTAGAAGAGATCGCTAAGTTGGGTATTGATGAAGACGATGATTTAGAAGAGCAAAGCATGTTATTTGAGCAGGTAACTGAGCACGTCAAAGTGTGCGTGTTGACTCTTGCGCTGGAGCTTGCTGGCCCTGAGCAAGGTGCGCAGCAGCCAACCTTGCATTAA
- the ubiH gene encoding 2-octaprenyl-6-methoxyphenyl hydroxylase, which yields MQTLKPMPTQLDVDIAIVGGAMTGVTLALALRQRCPQLSVALIERAPLAPSTEPCESQVQSGFDARVIALNLHTQRRLERDSIWPALQHQGCAIETIHVSDQGHGGMVSLNPQCGQRQHGWVMALSDVQKALVPMLAERGVRCFAPATICQMQAIEQGHQLQLADGTLLTTRLLVGADGTQSQVAQHLGLQNQVLDLQQSAIIANIACQLPHHGCAFERFTAQGPVALLPMQSSAETLAVGGQGQMSLVWCLPPEQAMTFQQLPENEFLQALQHAFGWRLGRFLKVGTRHSYPLNRHHQPLLVGHHGVLVGNAAQTLHPIAGQGFNLGLRDVDTLVDVIAKHHAIFGSNALGSTAQLADYAARRAPDRQQLLSGTVGLLQLFRQTSWPMVLGRQLGLMLASHCAPLRQHIQQLGQGIKAGPQEEQQ from the coding sequence ATGCAAACTTTAAAGCCAATGCCAACCCAGCTTGATGTTGATATCGCGATTGTTGGCGGTGCGATGACAGGTGTTACCCTGGCGTTAGCGCTGCGCCAGCGCTGCCCGCAACTTTCTGTTGCGCTGATTGAACGTGCGCCGCTGGCGCCATCTACCGAGCCCTGCGAAAGCCAAGTGCAAAGCGGCTTTGATGCGCGGGTGATTGCGCTCAATTTGCATACCCAGCGCCGGTTAGAGCGAGATAGTATTTGGCCTGCATTGCAGCATCAAGGTTGCGCGATTGAGACCATTCATGTCAGCGATCAAGGCCATGGCGGCATGGTGAGCCTAAACCCGCAGTGTGGTCAGCGCCAGCATGGTTGGGTGATGGCGCTGAGCGATGTGCAAAAGGCTTTGGTGCCGATGCTCGCAGAGCGCGGCGTTCGCTGTTTTGCGCCGGCAACCATTTGTCAGATGCAAGCGATCGAACAAGGCCATCAGCTGCAATTAGCCGATGGCACCCTGCTGACTACGCGTTTATTAGTCGGCGCAGATGGCACGCAATCGCAAGTGGCGCAGCATTTGGGCTTGCAAAACCAAGTGCTAGATCTGCAACAAAGCGCGATTATTGCCAATATTGCCTGCCAGCTGCCGCATCATGGCTGCGCCTTTGAGCGTTTTACCGCGCAAGGCCCAGTGGCGCTGCTGCCAATGCAATCGAGCGCAGAAACCCTTGCCGTTGGTGGGCAAGGGCAGATGTCCTTGGTTTGGTGCTTGCCACCAGAGCAAGCGATGACGTTTCAGCAATTGCCAGAGAATGAATTTTTACAAGCGCTGCAGCACGCCTTTGGCTGGCGTTTGGGGCGTTTTTTGAAAGTGGGAACACGCCACTCTTACCCACTCAATCGCCACCATCAACCATTATTGGTGGGACATCATGGCGTCTTAGTGGGTAATGCTGCACAAACCCTGCATCCGATTGCGGGGCAGGGCTTTAACTTGGGGCTGCGTGATGTCGATACGCTGGTGGATGTAATTGCCAAACACCACGCCATCTTTGGCTCAAACGCATTGGGTTCGACCGCGCAACTTGCTGATTATGCTGCGCGCCGTGCGCCTGATCGTCAGCAATTACTGAGCGGCACTGTGGGATTACTGCAACTGTTTCGCCAGACCAGTTGGCCGATGGTTCTGGGCAGACAACTTGGGTTGATGTTGGCATCGCACTGCGCGCCGCTTCGACAACACATTCAACAACTGGGGCAAGGGATCAAAGCCGGCCCACAAGAGGAGCAACAATGA
- a CDS encoding FAD-dependent monooxygenase: MEINSVDVAILGGGMVGLTLAAALEQSGLTVAVVEAGHTPHVDERQRDNRVSALSRASEHILTAVKAWPAIVQGAHGLYDAMQVWERDGNAKLDFSAMRIGQPNLGYIVENRRISQALWQRCEKLSHIQLLTGMRCERIQYGRQEAWLMLRQSKDDAQGGEKSLTAKLVVGADGANSWLRQQMAVPMLQWDYDHHALVATIETELAHDNVARQIFSSQGPLAFLPLEQSHLSAIVWSLPPEQAQRMLNADITEFERHLTVAFDHRLGLCKLQGERQVHPLKMRYARDLVQARAVLIGDAAHTIHPLAGQGVNLGLQDAAALAQTLRELHRQQQDIGDPQVLASYARWRKTEAATMIASMQGFHDLFAGNNPLKKGIRQLGMQLVSRCEPLKDQLLYRALGLTGELPEMAKG; the protein is encoded by the coding sequence ATGGAAATAAATAGTGTTGATGTTGCGATTCTTGGTGGTGGCATGGTGGGTTTAACCTTAGCCGCAGCACTTGAGCAAAGTGGCTTAACCGTGGCTGTGGTTGAAGCCGGTCATACGCCTCATGTGGATGAGCGCCAGCGCGATAATCGCGTGTCTGCATTAAGTCGTGCCAGTGAGCATATTTTAACAGCGGTAAAAGCCTGGCCTGCCATTGTGCAAGGTGCCCATGGTCTCTATGACGCGATGCAGGTTTGGGAGCGTGATGGAAATGCCAAGCTTGATTTTTCAGCGATGCGTATTGGTCAACCGAACTTAGGTTATATCGTTGAAAATCGGCGTATTAGCCAAGCCTTGTGGCAGCGCTGCGAGAAGTTATCGCACATTCAGTTGCTCACCGGAATGCGCTGCGAGCGCATTCAATATGGTCGCCAAGAAGCTTGGTTGATGTTGCGTCAGAGCAAGGATGATGCGCAGGGTGGTGAGAAAAGTCTGACGGCGAAATTAGTGGTAGGCGCCGATGGTGCCAACTCATGGTTGCGCCAACAAATGGCTGTGCCCATGCTGCAATGGGATTATGATCATCATGCATTGGTAGCGACCATTGAAACTGAGTTGGCACATGACAATGTGGCGCGGCAAATTTTTAGCTCGCAGGGGCCGCTGGCTTTTTTGCCGCTGGAGCAATCACATCTCAGTGCCATTGTCTGGTCTTTACCGCCAGAGCAAGCGCAGCGCATGCTCAATGCAGATATCACTGAGTTTGAACGACATTTAACGGTGGCATTTGATCATCGCTTGGGGCTTTGCAAGCTGCAAGGTGAGCGTCAAGTGCATCCACTCAAAATGCGTTATGCTCGCGATCTCGTGCAAGCGCGTGCGGTTTTGATTGGTGATGCCGCGCATACCATTCATCCGTTGGCAGGGCAGGGGGTCAACCTTGGCCTGCAAGATGCGGCTGCTTTGGCGCAAACACTGCGTGAGCTCCATCGACAGCAGCAAGATATAGGTGATCCGCAAGTGCTGGCAAGTTATGCACGCTGGCGTAAAACAGAAGCTGCAACCATGATTGCCAGCATGCAAGGGTTTCATGATCTGTTTGCTGGAAACAATCCACTGAAAAAAGGGATTCGTCAATTGGGCATGCAATTGGTCAGCCGCTGCGAGCCACTGAAAGATCAGTTACTTTATCGGGCATTGGGTTTAACTGGTGAATTACCTGAGATGGCCAAAGGCTAA
- a CDS encoding DUF1107 family protein, with amino-acid sequence MREFQRYLPKLIAKHVTRLFAGDIYIQGLGQFHFAKGKLEVPQQAELDHYRAVKEINGEIKRLKLAA; translated from the coding sequence ATGCGTGAATTTCAGCGCTATCTACCGAAGCTGATCGCTAAGCATGTCACCCGTCTATTCGCTGGTGATATCTATATTCAGGGATTGGGTCAGTTCCATTTTGCCAAGGGAAAGCTTGAAGTGCCGCAACAAGCAGAGCTTGATCATTACCGCGCCGTCAAGGAGATTAACGGCGAGATTAAGCGCTTAAAGTTAGCCGCATAA
- a CDS encoding LysR family transcriptional regulator, whose protein sequence is MMDEINWRRIDLNLLVSFRALYQHRHVTKAAAMMHLGQSAMSHNLAKLRTLFADPLFVRQGQQMQPTQRANELAVVIDQLLGSIAHELLNPSQFEPSQYRGQFRIGLTDYAELIFAPQLFDRLAALAPHSQLVLRHVDRANFSEMLSEGTVDLVLGGIAHSPEFAKQGIACAHLYHERHLCLFDAHACELDGCLTLAQFAAIPHALVSPEGRLETAIDQRLQALGLHRRVQVCSRHFQSVAQLLQGRKLIATVAELMVKQANLIGQLQVCEPPLAVDDFEVLLLSRLHDSKHPRLQWLSSQVTELVQAQVKQLKAQ, encoded by the coding sequence ATGATGGATGAGATTAACTGGCGACGCATCGATCTCAATTTGCTGGTGAGCTTTCGTGCTCTCTATCAACATCGTCATGTCACCAAAGCGGCCGCAATGATGCACTTAGGCCAATCAGCGATGAGCCATAATCTGGCCAAGCTGCGCACCCTTTTTGCCGATCCACTGTTTGTGCGCCAAGGCCAACAAATGCAGCCCACGCAGCGTGCCAATGAGCTTGCCGTGGTGATTGACCAACTGCTGGGCTCTATCGCCCATGAACTGCTGAATCCAAGTCAATTTGAACCTAGCCAATATCGCGGTCAATTTCGCATTGGCCTCACCGACTATGCTGAGCTCATTTTTGCGCCGCAGCTTTTTGATCGCCTTGCCGCCTTAGCGCCGCACTCTCAGCTGGTGCTGCGCCATGTGGATCGCGCTAATTTTAGCGAGATGCTCAGTGAAGGCACTGTCGATCTAGTGCTTGGTGGTATTGCCCATTCACCCGAATTTGCCAAGCAAGGGATCGCCTGCGCCCATCTCTATCATGAGCGCCATCTCTGTTTATTTGACGCCCATGCCTGCGAACTCGATGGCTGCTTAACCCTTGCCCAATTTGCCGCAATCCCCCATGCATTAGTCAGCCCTGAAGGTCGCTTAGAAACGGCCATTGACCAGCGCTTACAGGCACTTGGATTGCATCGACGGGTACAGGTTTGCTCTCGCCACTTCCAAAGTGTGGCGCAGCTACTGCAGGGACGAAAATTGATCGCCACAGTTGCCGAATTGATGGTGAAACAAGCCAATCTGATTGGCCAATTACAGGTCTGTGAGCCGCCACTGGCGGTGGATGACTTCGAGGTGCTGCTTTTGTCACGTCTGCACGATAGCAAACACCCGCGATTGCAATGGCTCAGCAGCCAAGTCACCGAGCTTGTTCAAGCCCAAGTCAAACAACTCAAAGCACAATAA
- a CDS encoding aminoacyl-tRNA deacylase has translation MNQLIIDTVVTRLLKARDIAFELRTHEPLQQVHALAKARGISPSIMVKSLLLQDMGGQLALACVPGDHQVDPRLVRAALGCRRMTCVAAKDVAKLTGFAIGTVTPIALTQPLPILFDHQLAQHAVLSISSGDPRAGVLLAQQDLVALCQPQWHSLCRDQTPQQDADTCADIK, from the coding sequence ATGAACCAACTGATCATTGATACCGTGGTCACGCGCCTATTAAAGGCGCGTGATATTGCCTTTGAGCTGCGAACCCACGAGCCACTTCAGCAAGTACATGCGCTGGCCAAAGCGCGTGGCATATCGCCAAGCATCATGGTCAAATCACTGCTGCTTCAAGATATGGGAGGGCAACTAGCACTAGCTTGCGTCCCAGGCGATCATCAAGTGGATCCACGCTTGGTCCGCGCCGCCTTGGGCTGTCGACGAATGACCTGCGTTGCGGCAAAGGATGTTGCCAAACTCACTGGCTTTGCCATCGGCACGGTCACCCCCATTGCCCTCACCCAGCCACTACCGATTCTTTTTGATCACCAATTAGCGCAGCATGCCGTGCTCAGTATTAGTAGCGGCGATCCGCGGGCTGGTGTGTTATTAGCGCAGCAAGATCTAGTCGCCCTGTGCCAACCGCAATGGCATTCATTGTGCCGCGACCAAACACCGCAACAAGATGCGGACACTTGCGCTGACATCAAATAA
- the ygfZ gene encoding tRNA-modifying protein YgfZ has translation MTQTTPSFTITHGRLSSQDALPDCALVPLPHWALIDAFGADCKSYLQGQLTCDVTALEANQWTFAGHCDAKGKLWSIFRLFHRPQLGEQGLSLLLPKSVQAQQLAELKKYAVFSKTTLSDSSDHCFAILGSQAKATLAKVLDNMIDSALDMAEHPVLNLEQGTILMLDSTRFVICANDSQLAFWQQNLAQLPVHEPSLFDLMALQAAEPVVEQALSNQYLPQAFNLQALAGISFNKGCYIGQEMVARAKYRGANKRASYVVMGTLASPNTQLTAGDALLRPAAESWRDGATVLYSYHFTDGPCLAMAVMNQDLAPDTPLRQTAEGSDWQIQTLPYALD, from the coding sequence ATGACGCAAACCACACCCTCTTTTACCATCACCCATGGCCGCCTCAGCAGCCAAGATGCCCTGCCTGATTGCGCGCTGGTTCCCCTGCCGCATTGGGCGCTGATTGATGCCTTTGGCGCCGATTGCAAAAGCTATCTTCAAGGTCAACTGACCTGCGATGTCACCGCGCTCGAAGCTAATCAATGGACCTTTGCCGGCCATTGCGATGCCAAGGGCAAACTGTGGAGTATTTTCCGCTTGTTTCATCGCCCGCAATTGGGTGAGCAGGGCCTTAGCCTCTTACTCCCTAAAAGTGTGCAAGCGCAACAACTCGCCGAGCTGAAAAAATACGCTGTTTTTTCAAAAACAACGCTCAGCGACAGTAGCGATCACTGCTTTGCGATTCTGGGCTCACAAGCCAAAGCAACCTTGGCTAAAGTTCTCGATAACATGATCGATAGCGCCCTCGATATGGCAGAGCATCCTGTGCTCAACCTTGAGCAAGGCACCATTTTAATGCTCGATAGCACCCGCTTTGTTATTTGCGCCAATGACAGCCAACTGGCCTTTTGGCAGCAAAACTTGGCACAACTACCTGTACATGAACCTTCACTCTTTGATTTGATGGCACTACAAGCCGCAGAGCCTGTAGTGGAGCAAGCGCTGAGCAACCAATACTTGCCGCAAGCCTTTAATTTACAAGCGCTAGCAGGCATTAGCTTTAACAAGGGCTGTTATATTGGCCAAGAGATGGTGGCGCGCGCCAAATACCGCGGCGCGAACAAACGTGCCAGCTATGTAGTCATGGGCACGCTTGCGAGCCCAAATACGCAGCTCACTGCTGGTGATGCCCTGCTTCGCCCTGCTGCAGAAAGCTGGCGTGATGGCGCGACGGTGCTTTATAGCTATCACTTTACCGATGGGCCTTGTTTGGCCATGGCAGTGATGAATCAAGATCTTGCGCCGGATACGCCGCTGCGCCAAACCGCTGAAGGCAGTGACTGGCAGATTCAAACCCTGCCCTATGCGCTCGATTAA
- a CDS encoding succinate dehydrogenase assembly factor 2 yields MSQVTWTAEQRARIKWACRRGMLELDVLIMPFYDECFEALSEARQQAFVALLNCDDPDLFKWMMGHGKSDDPALVDITAQVVAHNRSKMRTPAE; encoded by the coding sequence ATGAGTCAAGTAACTTGGACGGCGGAGCAGCGCGCCAGAATTAAATGGGCCTGTCGACGCGGTATGCTAGAGCTCGATGTGCTGATTATGCCTTTTTATGACGAGTGTTTTGAGGCGCTCAGTGAAGCGCGTCAGCAAGCTTTTGTTGCGTTACTTAACTGCGATGATCCGGATCTATTTAAATGGATGATGGGTCATGGCAAAAGTGACGATCCTGCGCTGGTGGATATCACGGCTCAGGTAGTGGCGCATAATCGCAGCAAGATGAGAACGCCTGCTGAGTGA